The Phaeacidiphilus oryzae TH49 region TGGGAGCTCGTCCAGGTCGTGCCCGGGCCCAACAACCCCGAGCAGCTGGTCGCCTACTTCAAGCGGGAGAAGCAGTAATGGCGGGCCGGGTCGAGGCCCGCCTCGCCGAGCTCGGCATCGCCCTGCCGGACGTGGTGCCGCCGGTGGCCGCCTACGTGCCGGCCGTCCGCTCCGGCGAGTACGTCTTCACGGCCGGTCAGCTGCCCATGGTGAGCGGCCAGTTGGGGCTCACCGGCAAGGTCGGCGCCGAGGTCACCGCCGAGGAGGCCAAGGAGCAGGCGCGGATCTGCGCGCTCAACGCG contains the following coding sequences:
- a CDS encoding DUF4177 domain-containing protein — translated: MTKWEYLTAPLLVHNTKQILDNFGADGWELVQVVPGPNNPEQLVAYFKREKQ